From one Humulus lupulus chromosome 8, drHumLupu1.1, whole genome shotgun sequence genomic stretch:
- the LOC133794476 gene encoding uncharacterized protein LOC133794476: protein MAVKPTVALRAMLVGGIAAFAKVGAAVKAAGSAKVGAAAVAMTAAATAAVSGSKQEQNASKQK, encoded by the coding sequence ATGGCGGTAAAACCAACAGTTGCCTTGAGGGCTATGCTTGTAGGAGGAATTGCAGCGTTTGCAAAGGTAGGTGCTGCAGTGAAGGCTGCTGGCAGTGCAAAGGTTGGTGCAGCAGCAGTTGCAATGACGGCAGCTGCAACCGCAGCTGTGTCAGGATCTAAACAAGAACAGAATGCTTCTAAGCAGAAGTGA